In Thermomicrobiales bacterium, one DNA window encodes the following:
- a CDS encoding BMP family ABC transporter substrate-binding protein, translating into MTVRLTRRGFVGAAVAVPALAALPISLESVGAQDPITVTMVTDTAGLGDQNFNDLANAGGTKAATDFGIDWKVIESVDIPSYVPNLTAGAEQGPLTVAVGFLLTDAVGAVAAQYPDAHFAIIDAAVEADNVQSVLYKEQEAAFLGGVAAGLMTQTDKIGIIGGQRIPPVIRYEVGFRAGVESVNPDAEIIIAYADSFGDPDKGKEFALAQFADGADFIFPVAGLTGVGAYTAVSELGNQGSQWVIGADVTQDHNAPGYEAFVVRKGVDTGVYQAIEQEVNGTFTGGIHNLGIAEGGVGFEDPNGRVPADVLAQVEEWQAKILDGSLVVPSTDEEYEAFGSAGAASPVASPAA; encoded by the coding sequence ATGACGGTTCGCTTGACTCGTCGTGGGTTCGTTGGGGCCGCGGTTGCCGTTCCGGCATTGGCCGCGCTCCCCATTTCGCTCGAGTCCGTTGGCGCGCAGGATCCCATCACGGTCACCATGGTGACCGACACTGCCGGTCTCGGAGACCAGAACTTCAATGACCTGGCGAATGCCGGTGGCACCAAAGCGGCTACTGACTTCGGCATCGACTGGAAGGTCATCGAGTCGGTCGACATTCCGTCGTATGTTCCGAACCTTACGGCCGGGGCCGAGCAGGGCCCGCTGACGGTTGCGGTCGGCTTCCTCCTTACCGATGCCGTGGGCGCAGTGGCCGCGCAGTATCCCGACGCGCACTTCGCCATCATCGATGCGGCGGTCGAGGCCGACAACGTCCAGTCCGTGCTCTACAAGGAGCAGGAAGCCGCATTCCTCGGTGGTGTCGCTGCCGGCCTGATGACGCAGACAGACAAGATTGGCATCATCGGCGGCCAGCGCATCCCACCCGTCATCCGCTATGAAGTCGGATTCCGTGCGGGTGTCGAGTCGGTCAACCCGGATGCCGAGATCATCATTGCGTACGCCGATTCGTTCGGCGACCCGGACAAGGGCAAGGAGTTCGCCCTGGCGCAGTTCGCCGACGGCGCCGACTTCATCTTCCCGGTTGCGGGTCTCACCGGTGTGGGAGCGTACACCGCGGTTTCTGAGCTGGGCAACCAGGGTTCCCAATGGGTCATTGGCGCGGACGTCACCCAGGATCACAACGCGCCCGGCTATGAGGCGTTCGTGGTGCGCAAGGGCGTCGATACGGGCGTCTACCAGGCGATCGAGCAGGAAGTCAACGGCACCTTCACCGGCGGCATCCATAACCTTGGCATCGCCGAGGGTGGTGTTGGCTTCGAGGACCCTAACGGCCGCGTCCCGGCCGATGTCCTGGCTCAGGTCGAGGAGTGGCAGGCGAAGATCCTCGATGGCTCGCTGGTGGTTCCGTCCACTGACGAGGAGTACGAGGCATTCGGCAGTGCCGGCGCTGCTTCCCCCGTAGCGTCCCCGGCGGCGTAA
- the moaC gene encoding cyclic pyranopterin monophosphate synthase MoaC, whose protein sequence is MSAKLTHFDESGRAHMVDVGEKEITARRAVATGFVRMHPETVALIREGRAAKGDVLAVAQVAAIMAAKKTPDLIPMCHPLMLTRVKIAFAIEVDGIGIEATVETRGQTGVEMEALTAVSGAALTIYDMVKAVDRGMTIERIGLQEKTGGKSGHWVRQPK, encoded by the coding sequence GTGTCCGCCAAGCTGACCCATTTCGACGAATCGGGTCGCGCGCACATGGTCGATGTCGGCGAGAAGGAGATCACTGCTCGCCGAGCAGTCGCCACCGGTTTCGTGCGCATGCACCCGGAGACGGTTGCGCTGATTCGCGAGGGGCGCGCCGCCAAAGGGGATGTGCTGGCAGTGGCGCAAGTGGCGGCTATCATGGCCGCCAAGAAGACTCCCGACCTCATTCCCATGTGCCATCCGTTGATGCTCACCAGGGTGAAGATCGCGTTTGCGATCGAAGTGGACGGCATCGGTATCGAAGCGACCGTCGAGACCCGCGGGCAAACGGGCGTCGAGATGGAAGCGCTCACCGCCGTTTCAGGCGCCGCGCTCACGATTTACGACATGGTCAAAGCGGTCGATCGCGGCATGACTATCGAGCGAATCGGCCTCCAGGAGAAGACTGGCGGCAAGAGCGGGCATTGGGTTCGTCAGCCGAAGTAG
- a CDS encoding sugar phosphate isomerase/epimerase, which yields MPNNLILGSTIVFAPLPIDAALEGLAEAGYRNCEIGAVKGWFEHIDPDTVSDAELNRIQTKLADLGLNPVSISGHTQLQTQEGKERFSRVIDIADGLGMSIVNTFTGDAKTEEEREAYFANVAELCDKAASKGLKIGMETDSNMLPTAKIGVDILARIDRPRVLGFNYDPGNVVYYTGADPIEDIDYALPQLVHFHFKDKIGGEGVFNFPPPGDGELDMAALLAKVDAAGYSGPISAEVEFDDKGWPDYDGCLAAAKRSVANLHDKFGLTW from the coding sequence ATGCCAAACAATCTGATTCTCGGATCGACCATTGTCTTCGCCCCGTTGCCGATCGACGCGGCGCTCGAAGGGCTTGCCGAGGCGGGGTATCGCAATTGTGAGATCGGGGCGGTCAAGGGCTGGTTCGAGCACATCGATCCCGATACGGTTTCCGATGCCGAACTAAACCGCATCCAGACGAAGCTTGCCGATCTCGGGCTCAATCCGGTCAGCATCTCGGGCCACACTCAGCTCCAGACGCAGGAAGGAAAAGAGCGTTTCAGTCGCGTCATCGACATTGCCGACGGGCTTGGCATGTCGATCGTCAACACATTTACGGGCGACGCGAAGACCGAGGAAGAGCGCGAGGCGTACTTTGCGAATGTCGCGGAACTTTGCGACAAGGCCGCTAGCAAGGGGCTCAAGATCGGCATGGAGACCGACAGCAACATGCTCCCGACTGCCAAGATTGGGGTCGACATCCTGGCGCGCATCGATCGCCCGAGGGTGCTCGGCTTCAACTACGACCCCGGCAATGTCGTCTACTACACCGGCGCGGACCCGATCGAGGACATCGACTACGCATTGCCCCAGCTCGTCCATTTCCATTTCAAGGACAAGATCGGCGGGGAAGGGGTGTTCAACTTCCCGCCGCCGGGCGATGGCGAGCTCGATATGGCCGCATTGCTTGCAAAGGTCGACGCGGCAGGCTACTCAGGCCCGATCAGCGCCGAAGTCGAGTTCGACGACAAGGGTTGGCCCGACTACGACGGTTGTCTTGCCGCGGCCAAACGATCGGTTGCCAACCTGCACGACAAGTTCGGGCTCACCTGGTAG
- a CDS encoding ArgE/DapE family deacylase, translated as MNSPMEKVFQAIDRRADEIVGFAGELIRQPSVNPDLEPNEDAERPAQEWLRDQLAQTGGYDIDFYEVATNRPNVVATRKGSGGGRSLIWAAHTDVVPVTPEQREVWVGSGPFSGEVIDGNLYGRGASDMKGAIAAYVMAAKILKDEGIELQGDLILAQSPGEEAGRRDIGCNTVLERGHRADFAIFPEPSNFRIYPTIKGELYFKLTVPGKSTHICNRHLVAQPLPHGEERPGVSAIDNMLKYQLAILELEKQWNLWRSNEHVPPGGMFININTMQAGTSLTSVPDSAEATGSLLFNPDLTAAEVEDEIRATIDRVTQGDYWLREHPPVLDLPLDSASTAPWVKEPVNLAHDHPAVGAIRNAHSLATGETPDVTISPFVCDANFWFPLGQPCLVYGVGDPSWGIHGANEFLPVADLIKATKTFAAVTMEWCGVAN; from the coding sequence GTGAACAGTCCAATGGAGAAAGTCTTCCAGGCTATCGACCGGAGAGCCGACGAGATCGTCGGGTTCGCCGGGGAGTTGATTCGCCAACCGTCGGTCAATCCCGATCTGGAGCCGAATGAGGACGCCGAGCGTCCCGCGCAGGAATGGCTGCGGGATCAGCTCGCGCAAACTGGCGGATACGACATCGACTTCTACGAAGTTGCCACCAACCGTCCGAACGTGGTCGCCACCCGCAAAGGGTCCGGAGGTGGCCGCTCCCTGATCTGGGCGGCGCATACCGACGTGGTCCCCGTGACACCGGAACAGCGCGAGGTTTGGGTCGGTTCGGGCCCATTCTCTGGCGAGGTGATCGACGGCAACCTCTATGGCCGCGGCGCGTCCGATATGAAAGGCGCGATCGCCGCCTATGTCATGGCCGCGAAAATCCTGAAAGACGAGGGCATCGAACTGCAGGGTGATCTGATCCTTGCCCAGTCACCGGGCGAAGAAGCGGGCCGACGCGACATTGGCTGCAATACCGTGCTGGAACGTGGGCACCGGGCGGATTTCGCGATCTTCCCCGAGCCGTCGAACTTCCGCATCTATCCCACGATCAAGGGCGAGCTCTATTTCAAGCTGACCGTGCCCGGGAAATCGACCCACATCTGCAATCGACACCTGGTGGCCCAGCCGCTTCCCCACGGGGAAGAACGGCCCGGTGTTTCCGCCATCGACAACATGCTCAAGTACCAGCTGGCAATTCTCGAATTGGAAAAGCAGTGGAACCTCTGGCGCTCGAACGAACATGTCCCACCGGGCGGGATGTTCATCAACATCAACACCATGCAGGCGGGAACCTCGCTCACCTCGGTGCCCGATAGCGCGGAAGCAACCGGTTCACTGCTGTTCAATCCAGATCTGACCGCCGCCGAGGTCGAGGACGAAATTCGCGCGACGATCGATCGGGTGACGCAGGGCGACTACTGGCTGCGAGAGCATCCGCCAGTGCTCGATCTGCCACTCGACTCGGCCAGCACCGCTCCCTGGGTCAAGGAGCCGGTCAATCTCGCTCACGATCATCCGGCGGTCGGAGCAATCAGAAACGCGCATTCCCTGGCAACCGGCGAAACACCGGACGTCACCATTTCGCCGTTTGTCTGTGATGCCAACTTCTGGTTCCCCCTGGGGCAACCGTGTCTCGTCTATGGCGTGGGAGATCCCTCGTGGGGAATTCACGGAGCAAACGAGTTCCTCCCGGTGGCCGACCTGATCAAGGCCACCAAGACCTTTGCCGCCGTGACTATGGAGTGGTGCGGAGTGGCGAACTGA
- a CDS encoding COX15/CtaA family protein produces the protein MAAEAHAHQSAIDESRASESKSQSWAEAIPEERRRRLRIWLWVGAALTACTLVVGGITRLTESGLSIVDWAPIVGAIPPLNDADWQEAFARYQQYPEYVKLRPDMTLSEFKQIYFWEYLHRMIGRLIGMVFLIPFIWFWIRGYFTRPLLKRVLLLFALGGLQGLMGWYMVRSGLVDRPDVSQYRLAAHLLLAMTIFGCCVWFANDLLARPRQPIDARSWRFLTRWLAGLGVLAVVQIFWGALVAGLNAGFILNTFPLMNGSLLPPNGWSQSPLPINLFENLATVQWMHRVLATVLLVGAIVFVAKVWRDPQLQRFQRWSAVLLGLVVLQYCLGVATLLSHVKTVLGVSHQATALAIVGTWLVFMHRVLEARPEAPAKQELAAGSVSSPLRTTP, from the coding sequence ATGGCGGCGGAAGCACACGCCCATCAGTCGGCAATCGACGAGAGCCGTGCGAGCGAATCGAAAAGCCAGTCCTGGGCTGAGGCAATTCCCGAGGAGCGGCGGAGACGGCTACGCATCTGGCTGTGGGTCGGCGCGGCGCTCACCGCGTGCACCCTTGTCGTGGGTGGAATCACCCGCTTGACTGAGTCAGGGCTTTCGATCGTGGACTGGGCGCCGATCGTCGGCGCGATTCCACCCTTGAACGATGCGGACTGGCAAGAAGCGTTTGCGCGCTATCAGCAATACCCGGAATACGTGAAGCTGCGGCCGGACATGACACTCTCGGAGTTCAAGCAGATCTACTTCTGGGAGTACCTGCACCGGATGATCGGCCGCCTCATCGGCATGGTCTTCCTGATCCCGTTCATCTGGTTTTGGATTCGCGGATATTTCACTCGCCCGCTGCTGAAGCGTGTGCTGCTGCTCTTTGCGCTTGGTGGTCTGCAAGGACTGATGGGCTGGTACATGGTGCGCAGCGGGTTAGTCGATCGCCCGGACGTGAGCCAATACCGGCTGGCAGCTCACCTGTTGCTGGCGATGACGATCTTTGGATGCTGCGTCTGGTTCGCCAACGATCTGCTCGCTCGTCCGCGACAACCAATCGATGCACGCTCCTGGCGGTTCCTGACGCGATGGCTGGCGGGGTTAGGAGTGCTTGCCGTCGTGCAGATCTTCTGGGGCGCGTTGGTCGCCGGGCTCAACGCCGGCTTCATTCTCAATACATTCCCCCTGATGAATGGCAGCCTCCTCCCACCAAACGGCTGGTCGCAAAGCCCGCTCCCGATCAACCTGTTCGAGAACCTTGCGACAGTGCAATGGATGCATCGTGTGCTTGCAACAGTGCTGCTCGTTGGCGCAATCGTTTTCGTCGCCAAGGTTTGGCGGGACCCGCAGCTCCAGCGGTTCCAGCGCTGGAGCGCGGTGCTCCTGGGATTGGTCGTGCTGCAGTATTGTCTGGGTGTTGCTACCCTGCTTTCACATGTCAAAACCGTGCTCGGCGTGTCGCACCAGGCGACGGCGCTGGCGATCGTCGGGACCTGGCTCGTCTTCATGCACCGTGTGCTGGAAGCACGTCCGGAGGCTCCCGCGAAGCAGGAACTGGCGGCCGGGAGCGTCAGTTCGCCACTCCGCACCACTCCATAG
- a CDS encoding alpha/beta hydrolase has translation MPKTTVGDLEVAYEVTGSGPPVVMINGIGSPRAGWSLQVPALSRYFTVLTFDNRDVGETGAGADPKPYAMRQFADDVAGLMDAVGWRSAHIVGASMGGAIAQEFAIGYPDRTRSVSIVCSWPKSDPWMIELMTQWDHVFETQGRVAWDRTTFLWVFTERFFNADPNPLPGLLEESERMPFPQSLESYLRQSAAFKAHDVLDRLPLISSPAHVIVGEEDIYTPLRYSLEIANAIPGATLTTIPEAGHGLFWEQTDLFNQSLGNFMLEVEQGANGVD, from the coding sequence ATGCCGAAGACCACAGTTGGAGATCTGGAAGTCGCGTACGAGGTGACCGGTTCCGGTCCGCCTGTTGTGATGATCAACGGAATCGGATCACCCAGAGCTGGCTGGAGCCTACAGGTTCCGGCGCTGAGCCGCTATTTCACTGTGCTCACGTTCGACAATCGCGACGTGGGAGAAACCGGCGCCGGAGCCGATCCGAAACCGTATGCCATGCGCCAGTTTGCCGACGACGTGGCTGGTCTGATGGACGCGGTTGGCTGGCGCAGCGCGCACATCGTAGGCGCATCGATGGGTGGAGCGATTGCGCAGGAGTTCGCAATCGGCTACCCGGACCGGACGCGCAGTGTGAGCATCGTCTGTTCCTGGCCGAAGAGCGACCCCTGGATGATCGAGCTGATGACCCAGTGGGACCACGTCTTCGAAACACAGGGGCGCGTTGCCTGGGATCGCACCACCTTCCTGTGGGTTTTCACCGAGCGGTTCTTCAATGCCGATCCAAACCCGTTGCCCGGGTTGCTCGAGGAGAGCGAGCGGATGCCATTTCCACAGTCGCTGGAGAGCTATCTGCGACAGTCGGCGGCGTTCAAGGCGCACGATGTGCTCGACCGTCTGCCGCTCATCTCGTCACCTGCGCATGTGATCGTCGGTGAGGAAGACATCTATACGCCGTTGCGCTATTCGCTCGAGATTGCGAATGCCATTCCCGGAGCCACGCTGACCACCATTCCAGAAGCGGGGCATGGACTCTTCTGGGAGCAAACCGACCTGTTCAATCAGTCACTTGGAAACTTCATGCTCGAAGTCGAGCAAGGCGCAAATGGAGTCGACTAG
- a CDS encoding SH3 domain-containing protein — MSLARFTSSDSRFAGRTGGIFAPDSPEISRRVVLKASALFAAMATGVFFDRGLRQPEASAQSDAVVSSFDWVEADQVSADEIGSGVAFEAYAPFPFSSVGASWPAEIGDWPVVLVEVSPNGVDFSQIFSIGASGESGLLDSGERIFSPLVCATRGIAIRYRTIDDQGNPAAVPGLTFTFIDSSAGPTAADFPVSISAKAAYDVSSPPALISRSEWGADESLRFEEDGEWWVKEYQLVEHAIIHHSETPNSQDPLEAIRSIYYYHAVTHGWHDIGYNYLVDKLGNIYEGRSGGRNVVGGHAYEYAHGSSGICFIGEFFDDEVTEEALAAMVAILAWTCRDLDPRGFADFHSETRVPTICAHRDVNLSTCPGDRAYAELPVLRDLVAQTLANFPEGPAADLVVGDQARMVVSTTARVDAGFGAPATLQLPEFTVGVIIAGPVMVDGLAWYLISTDFGRGWVEYSALFRDPPIGGTSGLFGIEDVVELKESANLRRVPGVMSDVVQNASQGTVGLVVAGPEDADGYRWYRIMTSERFAWVASTYLTWSDQPAPDRPVPTTDLSVGETVAVHDGPLQVHRTPGLGDDVIGFLETGAVGTLTNGPEVADEQLWFEVRTSLVTGWVSATYLERSDAAAPTTFAPGDAVYVSDGPVNLREEADEDAPVIAQLQAGDHGTILDGPVTWNGYSWYEIETAQGTGWVVGSYFSRQ, encoded by the coding sequence ATGAGCCTCGCACGTTTCACCTCGTCCGATTCACGGTTTGCTGGCCGCACTGGGGGTATCTTCGCGCCCGACTCGCCGGAGATCAGCCGCCGCGTTGTGCTCAAGGCAAGCGCGCTCTTTGCCGCAATGGCAACCGGAGTCTTCTTCGATCGCGGATTGCGTCAACCGGAAGCCAGCGCGCAATCCGATGCGGTGGTCAGCTCGTTCGACTGGGTCGAAGCCGATCAGGTCTCTGCTGACGAGATCGGCAGCGGAGTCGCGTTCGAGGCATACGCCCCCTTCCCGTTCAGCTCAGTCGGCGCGAGTTGGCCCGCGGAGATCGGTGATTGGCCGGTGGTGCTCGTCGAGGTTTCCCCGAATGGAGTCGACTTCTCCCAGATCTTCTCCATTGGCGCGTCCGGTGAATCCGGACTCCTCGATTCGGGCGAGCGCATCTTCTCTCCCCTGGTTTGCGCCACTCGAGGCATCGCGATCCGCTATCGCACCATCGACGACCAGGGAAACCCCGCCGCAGTGCCGGGGTTGACGTTCACCTTCATCGATTCGAGCGCTGGTCCCACTGCGGCGGACTTTCCAGTCTCCATTTCCGCCAAGGCCGCCTACGACGTTTCTTCGCCGCCGGCTTTGATCAGCCGCTCGGAATGGGGCGCCGACGAATCGCTGCGCTTCGAAGAGGACGGCGAATGGTGGGTCAAGGAGTACCAGCTCGTCGAACACGCCATCATCCACCATTCCGAGACGCCAAACTCGCAAGACCCGCTGGAGGCGATTCGTTCGATTTACTACTACCACGCCGTCACCCATGGCTGGCATGACATTGGCTACAACTATCTGGTCGACAAGCTCGGAAACATCTATGAAGGCCGCTCCGGGGGGCGCAACGTGGTCGGCGGCCATGCGTACGAGTATGCCCACGGTTCGAGCGGCATCTGCTTCATCGGTGAGTTCTTCGATGACGAGGTGACCGAAGAAGCGTTAGCCGCGATGGTGGCGATCCTGGCCTGGACCTGCCGCGATCTCGACCCGCGAGGGTTCGCCGACTTCCACTCGGAAACCCGCGTGCCGACCATTTGCGCGCACCGCGACGTCAACCTTTCGACCTGCCCCGGCGACCGGGCGTATGCCGAACTGCCTGTTCTGCGCGATCTGGTGGCGCAGACGCTGGCGAACTTCCCGGAAGGACCAGCCGCGGATCTGGTTGTCGGCGATCAGGCGCGGATGGTTGTCTCCACTACCGCGCGCGTCGATGCCGGATTCGGCGCCCCTGCGACCCTCCAGCTCCCAGAGTTTACCGTCGGCGTCATCATTGCCGGCCCTGTCATGGTCGACGGTCTGGCGTGGTATCTGATTTCCACAGACTTTGGCCGCGGTTGGGTCGAGTACTCCGCGCTGTTCCGCGATCCCCCGATTGGGGGCACGAGCGGCCTTTTCGGCATCGAGGATGTTGTCGAGCTCAAAGAATCGGCGAATCTTCGTCGCGTGCCGGGCGTCATGTCCGACGTCGTCCAGAATGCGTCCCAGGGGACTGTTGGATTGGTCGTCGCGGGTCCGGAAGATGCCGACGGGTATCGCTGGTACCGCATCATGACAAGTGAGCGATTCGCCTGGGTCGCCAGTACCTATCTGACCTGGTCGGACCAGCCGGCGCCTGACAGGCCGGTACCCACCACCGACCTGTCCGTTGGCGAGACCGTGGCTGTTCACGATGGACCGCTCCAGGTGCATCGCACACCCGGTCTGGGCGACGACGTGATCGGATTCCTGGAGACCGGGGCTGTCGGCACACTGACCAATGGTCCCGAAGTGGCGGACGAGCAACTCTGGTTCGAGGTGCGCACCTCCCTGGTGACCGGTTGGGTTTCGGCCACGTATCTCGAACGGTCAGACGCCGCTGCTCCCACTACCTTTGCGCCCGGAGATGCGGTCTACGTTTCCGATGGGCCGGTCAATCTGCGGGAAGAGGCCGATGAAGACGCGCCGGTGATCGCGCAATTGCAAGCTGGCGACCACGGCACGATCCTCGACGGGCCGGTGACCTGGAACGGCTACTCCTGGTATGAGATCGAGACTGCCCAGGGAACCGGATGGGTGGTCGGGAGCTATTTCTCGCGGCAATGA
- a CDS encoding SH3 domain-containing protein, with amino-acid sequence MSRTNLPNQPRTWSELTVDRRVVLKTAALFGALVSGGFAVTRRDEAEAQSTTRAVDWYAIDQDSLVQAADDEGFITIEAEFPFTAVGASWSGVLGTWPRVEIRLSPDGVTYSDIIVLVADVDNGLPERDGRVFTRLAFSNGDSFIQYRVIDEDGDPVAIDSFGLTYIDASDGPTLGEAQLVEAADISVPPGIISRTGWGADESLRFANGVEIFPPQYAPIRHGIVHHSETPNADDPAAQMRSIYYYHAVTRAWGDIGYNYLVDKYGNIYQGRVGGQGVIGNHSMAHNVGAVGCCLIGNHLVQNPTPAAVSGVVAILSFALRGLDPLGFSDSWDLIDLPTICGHRDVNDTTCPGDFAYDDLAAIRTMVAQTQANPPAGPPGGFIIGDVVAIATDDGSNLNLRSAPGTGSSVSGQLPDGSIAGVVAGPSLATGTNWYRVNAAAGNGWVSAEFLQLAPAGTINSARFAVGDTIQVSASSAALRAQPKASSDLLSTITTGTQMWVEVGPRFRDGIVWYQVTGIGGDERYGWTDQSKYQKVSSGPPDNTPPQPGDSVITISSVNFRIGPTTSAAIITLLPVGVTGTVLGGPTAANGYNWYQLQTAYGIGWCAGSFLRKTASGEPTSPTPTRTPGPTRTPSPTPPPGSAFAIGDTVRSTSAVNFRSSPSITGGLLRTLSTGTTGTVLAGPVSASGYLWYQLQISGVSGWSAGEFFVKVSGPTQSPTPSPTAPTSGIQIGDTVRTISAANIRSGPSLTAGILTTLPAETTGTVVAGPTAADGYNWYRVQTATRTGWIAGTLLAKTAPPATIQIGDTVRTSTSLRLRQAPTTSGALITTMPTGTIGTVLAGPTTATGHVWYQLQTSLGVGWAAAEYLRKV; translated from the coding sequence ATGTCCCGCACGAACCTCCCCAACCAGCCGCGAACCTGGTCAGAGCTTACCGTCGACCGCCGGGTCGTCCTGAAAACCGCGGCCTTGTTCGGCGCGCTCGTATCGGGCGGATTCGCGGTCACTCGTCGCGACGAGGCCGAGGCGCAATCGACGACAAGAGCGGTCGATTGGTACGCCATCGATCAGGATTCGTTGGTCCAGGCAGCGGACGACGAAGGCTTCATCACCATCGAAGCGGAATTCCCGTTTACCGCGGTCGGAGCCAGCTGGAGTGGCGTGCTTGGGACATGGCCCCGGGTGGAGATACGGTTGAGCCCGGACGGTGTCACCTACTCAGACATCATCGTGTTGGTGGCCGATGTCGACAACGGGCTTCCGGAGCGCGATGGCCGCGTGTTCACCCGCCTGGCGTTCAGCAACGGCGACAGCTTCATTCAGTATCGGGTGATCGATGAGGATGGCGACCCTGTCGCGATCGACAGTTTTGGATTGACGTATATCGACGCGAGCGACGGGCCGACCCTGGGTGAAGCGCAGCTCGTGGAAGCGGCCGATATCAGCGTGCCGCCCGGGATCATCTCACGGACCGGTTGGGGCGCCGACGAATCGCTCCGCTTCGCGAATGGCGTCGAGATCTTTCCGCCGCAGTACGCGCCGATCCGCCACGGCATCGTCCACCACTCCGAGACGCCAAACGCGGACGACCCTGCTGCCCAAATGCGATCGATCTACTACTACCACGCCGTCACGCGGGCATGGGGTGACATTGGCTACAACTACCTGGTCGACAAGTACGGGAACATCTATCAGGGACGGGTCGGCGGCCAGGGTGTCATCGGCAATCACTCGATGGCGCACAACGTGGGCGCCGTCGGATGCTGCCTGATTGGGAATCATCTCGTTCAGAACCCGACGCCGGCCGCGGTCAGCGGGGTGGTGGCCATTCTGTCGTTTGCGCTGCGTGGGCTCGATCCGCTCGGCTTCTCCGATTCCTGGGACCTGATCGACCTGCCGACGATCTGCGGACACCGCGACGTCAATGACACGACCTGCCCTGGCGACTTCGCCTACGACGATCTGGCCGCGATCCGCACCATGGTGGCGCAGACCCAGGCGAACCCTCCAGCAGGTCCCCCAGGCGGCTTCATCATCGGCGACGTGGTCGCAATCGCCACCGACGACGGTTCGAACCTCAATCTCCGATCTGCTCCCGGCACCGGCAGCAGCGTGAGCGGCCAGCTTCCGGACGGGAGCATTGCCGGAGTCGTCGCGGGACCATCCCTGGCAACTGGCACCAATTGGTATCGGGTCAATGCCGCTGCCGGAAACGGCTGGGTGTCGGCCGAGTTCCTCCAGTTGGCGCCCGCCGGCACGATCAACTCCGCCCGCTTCGCAGTAGGCGACACGATCCAGGTCTCCGCTTCGTCGGCAGCCTTGCGGGCGCAGCCCAAAGCATCCAGCGATCTCCTCTCGACGATCACCACCGGGACGCAGATGTGGGTGGAAGTTGGTCCGCGCTTCCGGGATGGCATCGTCTGGTACCAGGTGACGGGAATCGGTGGCGATGAGCGATATGGCTGGACCGACCAATCCAAGTATCAGAAGGTTTCGTCCGGACCGCCCGACAACACTCCACCGCAACCTGGCGATAGCGTCATCACGATCTCGTCGGTCAACTTCCGCATCGGCCCGACAACCTCGGCCGCGATCATCACCTTGCTGCCCGTTGGCGTCACCGGAACCGTTCTTGGCGGCCCGACGGCAGCCAATGGCTACAACTGGTATCAGTTGCAAACCGCGTACGGCATCGGATGGTGCGCGGGCAGCTTCCTCCGCAAGACGGCAAGCGGCGAGCCCACCAGTCCCACCCCGACTCGAACGCCAGGGCCCACCCGGACACCGTCTCCAACCCCGCCGCCCGGCTCCGCCTTCGCAATTGGAGACACCGTCCGCTCGACGAGCGCGGTCAACTTCCGATCGAGCCCATCGATAACGGGAGGGTTGCTCCGCACGCTTTCCACCGGAACAACCGGCACCGTTCTGGCTGGCCCGGTGAGCGCCAGCGGCTATCTCTGGTATCAACTGCAGATTTCAGGGGTGTCCGGTTGGTCGGCGGGGGAATTCTTCGTGAAGGTTTCCGGTCCAACGCAATCACCGACCCCGTCGCCGACCGCACCCACAAGTGGCATCCAGATCGGCGACACGGTCCGAACGATCAGTGCAGCGAACATCCGCTCCGGCCCCAGCCTGACCGCTGGCATTCTGACGACACTACCCGCGGAGACAACCGGGACGGTTGTGGCAGGCCCCACTGCGGCAGACGGATACAACTGGTACCGCGTGCAGACCGCAACACGGACTGGCTGGATTGCCGGCACATTGCTCGCCAAGACCGCGCCGCCCGCAACGATTCAGATTGGTGACACGGTACGCACGTCGACTTCGTTGCGCCTGCGGCAGGCGCCAACGACGTCGGGAGCGCTGATCACCACAATGCCCACGGGCACGATCGGTACCGTCCTGGCTGGTCCAACCACCGCCACAGGACATGTCTGGTACCAATTGCAGACGTCGCTTGGTGTCGGCTGGGCGGCGGCCGAGTACCTGCGCAAGGTGTAG